A stretch of DNA from Mycolicibacterium celeriflavum:
ACGCGTACTCCGAACCCGAGCCGCAGACCGGCATCGAGGTGCACAAGTACGGGGCCCACCTGTTCCACACCTCCAACAAGCGGGTGTGGGACTACGTGCGGCAGTTCACCGAGTTCACCGGCTACCAGCATCGCGTCTACGCCATGCACAACGGGCAGGCCTACCAGTTCCCGATGGGCTTGGGCCTGGTCTCGCAGTTCTTCGGCAAGTACTTCACCCCGGACGAGGCCCGCCAATTGATCAAGGAGCAGGCCGCCGAGATCAATACCGAAGACGCCCAGAACCTCGAGGAAAAAGCGATCTCGCTGATCGGTCGCCCGCTCTACGAGGCGTTCGTCAAGGGCTATACCGCCAAACAGTGGCAGACCGATCCCGCGGAACTTCCGGCCGCTGTCATCAATCGCCTGCCGGTGCGATACACCTTCGACAACCGCTACTTCAACGACACCTATGAGGGGCTGCCCGCCGAGGGTTACACCGCGTGGCTGAAGAACATGGCCGCCGACGACCGCATCGAGGTCCGGCTGGACACCGACTGGTTCGACGTGGGGGACCAACTCCGTGCCGAGAACCCCGACGCGCCAGTGGTCTACACCGGGCCGCTGGACCGCTATTTCGACTACGCAGAGGGGCGACTCGGTTGGCGTACCCTCGATTTCGACGTAGAGGTGCTGC
This window harbors:
- the glf gene encoding UDP-galactopyranose mutase — translated: MTARFDLLVVGSGFFGLTIAERAATQLDKRVLVLERRPHIGGNAYSEPEPQTGIEVHKYGAHLFHTSNKRVWDYVRQFTEFTGYQHRVYAMHNGQAYQFPMGLGLVSQFFGKYFTPDEARQLIKEQAAEINTEDAQNLEEKAISLIGRPLYEAFVKGYTAKQWQTDPAELPAAVINRLPVRYTFDNRYFNDTYEGLPAEGYTAWLKNMAADDRIEVRLDTDWFDVGDQLRAENPDAPVVYTGPLDRYFDYAEGRLGWRTLDFDVEVLPTGDFQGTPVMNYNDADVPYTRIHEFRHFHPERAYPTDKTVIMREFSRFADDDDEPYYPINTEADRALLAAYRARAKAETASAKVLFGGRLGTYQYLDMHMAIASALSMYDNTLAPHLRDGAPLTEPDPESSSA